AGACCACAGAGGAGAACCAACAGCCGTCCAGCCTGGACGAGGCGTTGACGGAAGTCGCAGGGAAACCCGTCGAGGCACCACCCACTGCGTTGGAGCGGATCCTCAATCAGCACGCCGGCAATGGCAAGGGCGAAGATCGCCGATATACGCAGCATCCGTTGGAGGGCCCCATCGTTGGCGCCGATCCGTCGGTGATCGGCGATCAGCAGGCCAGGGTGGACGCTGCACATGAGAGCGTGACGTCGGCCCAAGCCGCGCTCGACGATGCGTTGGCTCAGGCGACGGTCGGTGGTGCGGGTGCCGGCCCCACCCGAGACCAGCTCGACGCTCTAGGACAGGCGTTGTTCGATGCGCGCGGTGAGGTGACGAGTCAGACCGAGATCCTGGAGGACCTCAATGCGGCGGCCGGTGAAGTCGGTCAGGGCCGAGTGCCGATCCCCGCGCTCCCCGAAAACGCTGACGTACAAGCGTTCCCGCAGGAGCCGTCGGCCTTCGCCGAGGGTAGCCGCGCTCTAAGCGAAGGCAGTTTCGGGTTGATCCCCGATGTTGCCCACGACATCGACGTGTTCACCAACTGGAGTGAACACTCTGCTGAGGACCGCGTCGGAGCCGTGCTCGACGTGGCCGGTGCGGCGCCCATCCCTGGTGGCAAGTTCGTCACCGAGGGCCTCGAACATACTGTTGACGCGTTCAATGCCGGGCGCCACGTCGACGATGCCCTGGACGCCGGAAGTGCGGGGGCACATCATTTACCCGACGCGCCATCGGCTCCCGATGTTGACTACACGCCAGATGCCGCTGGGCCGCACGGTGGAGGCGGCGCCGACGCAAGTTCGGCCGAGCTTTTTGGATTCGAAGACGCCGGAGCGCTTTTACAGGGCAGCGAAGCGAATGGCGGACACCTCATCGAGCGTCACGTTGGACAAACGGTTGATGATCTCTCCGCCCGCCTGGATGACTACCCCGGTCTCCGCCAAGTGTCGACCTTCGGATCGGTCGACGAGGCTGCAAGAGCACTTAGTACCGCCCTGAACCACAATAAGGGGGTGTTCGATAACTGGATCGCGAACGGAGCCATGGGGAAAATCGAACTGGTCGCACCTTTTGAGGGCGGATCGGTCTTGGCGCGAGGATCTGACGGCCCAGTTCCGGGCTCTAGCGTGAAGATGGTTCTCAAATCCGACGGCTCCGGCGGATGGTACGTCCTGACAGGAATGGTCAATTAGTGAGCGAGCAAGTGGTGTCACCAGCCCTGCGCCATCTCTTCGGCGCGTACTTCCACGAGGACTGGGTTATGGAAGCCGCCGACTGGCAAGGGGTAATCGATAGTTACGTTCGAGATGAACAACCCCCCGCTGACCTGCTTCGG
The window above is part of the Mycolicibacterium rutilum genome. Proteins encoded here:
- a CDS encoding RNase A-like domain-containing protein — encoded protein: MAGALESAFEQHRQNILSPGGTTWEGDAKDAALDRVTADTSVVRRQGDAHREAAVIATRGSEDIQAARSRVLEAIAEAEQDDFSVGDDLSVTDNRAYDKETAAARMRAATEHAEFIRWRAEQLVAADALVGRQLEANAAELEGIRFEGDRGGDETGPTIRLVDNKTEDSSSQVESDEHREAGPLPKESTGSWQDMLTPAGAAGEAERTDAAESPLEAMLGEGKTTEENQQPSSLDEALTEVAGKPVEAPPTALERILNQHAGNGKGEDRRYTQHPLEGPIVGADPSVIGDQQARVDAAHESVTSAQAALDDALAQATVGGAGAGPTRDQLDALGQALFDARGEVTSQTEILEDLNAAAGEVGQGRVPIPALPENADVQAFPQEPSAFAEGSRALSEGSFGLIPDVAHDIDVFTNWSEHSAEDRVGAVLDVAGAAPIPGGKFVTEGLEHTVDAFNAGRHVDDALDAGSAGAHHLPDAPSAPDVDYTPDAAGPHGGGGADASSAELFGFEDAGALLQGSEANGGHLIERHVGQTVDDLSARLDDYPGLRQVSTFGSVDEAARALSTALNHNKGVFDNWIANGAMGKIELVAPFEGGSVLARGSDGPVPGSSVKMVLKSDGSGGWYVLTGMVN